The genomic stretch TGCGCCTGGGGTTTAGTGAGATGGGCGCAACGGCCGATGACCACATCACGGTCTGTGAAGCGGGACATGATCTTCTGCTGGATCGTTTTCTCGCCCAGGTTCATGGTCCAGGGTGGCAGGAACTCGCCATCCGGCAGGGTTTCCAGTCCATCCCTGTTGCCACTGATGCCGGCAAACAGTTCCACATGGCTATACCAGGGGGCAATGTCTTCATAGCGGATGGGCCAGTCTACCGCAAACCCGTCGCGGCCAGGTCCTTCAAAATCAAAGCGGCTCCAGCGCTGCGTTTGCCGCGCCCATAGCAGGGATTTACCCCCTACTTGGTTGGGCCGGATCCAGTCGAACGGCTTTTCCTGTATATAAGGTTGATCCTTGTCTTTCAGAAAGAATTGCTCGGTGGCTTCGCCAAAAGCGTAACAGCGACTGGCCACGGGATTTTCCTCCTTCACCTTCAGCGGCAGCTGACCACGATGCGGGAATTCCCAGGCGTTTTTGGTGGCCGTTGTATAATCCTTCACATGTTTTACATCACGGCCTCTTTCCAGCACCAGGGTTTTCAGGCCACGGTCGCACAGCTCTTTGGCAGCCCAGCCGCCGCTGATGCCCGAGCCTATAACAATGGCATCATAGTGCTGGTTCTCCACCGTTTTCTTTCCCGTATTGATCTGTAAGGTATCGCCCGGCATACTATAATTGTTTTGTACTTACTATTGATTTGTACCCGTTCCATCCATAGAATAAGATATAGGCATAACAGACTACAGGAAGCAGGAAGGCCAGGTCCCAGCTGTTATGGTCTTTGATCATACCCTGCAAAAAAGGAATGATGGCCCCGCCTACAATGGCGGTGGACAGCAGGCCCGAGGCCGACATAGTATGCTGTCCCAGCCCGGCCACAGCCAGGGAAAAAATGATAGCGAACATCACGGCATTACAAAGCCCTACGGCCACCATCGCATACACAGCCGTAAAGCCGCCGGACAACAGGGAGATGGCTACCAGCAGCATGGCGCCCACTGCCACCCAGCACAGCACCACCGGCGGCCTGAGATATTTGAGCAGCACCGAACCCAGCAACCTGCCCACCAGCATGCCGCCCCAGTAAAAGGCCACATAGGGATTGGCCTGCTTTTCTGTAAGGCCGGTAACATCCGAAATATAATTGGTCAGAAAAGTACCGATAGCTACTTCCGCACCCACATACATGAAGATGGCGATAACGCCCAGTTTCAGGTTACGAAAGGCCAGGGTCTGCTTCAGGGAAGTGGCTTGTGTGTCTACTGTATTGCTTTGCTTGCCGGCATCGGGTAAGCGTAAGCGGGAGAACAGCAGTCCCATGACCACCAGGGCCAGGGCAATGCCGAGATAAGGATAGCGAACCGCCTCACTGGAATCCGAAGCGCCCTGCAATCCGGCCAGGATATAATGAGCGCCGAACAAAGGCGCTACTGTAGTGCCGATAGAGCCAACACCCTGCACCAGGGTGAACCGGGAAGAAGCTGTTTCCGCAGGACCCAGGATAGTGACATAGGGATTCACCGCCACCTGCAACAACACAATGCCCAGGGCCAGGATGAACAGGGCCAGGAGGAAAACCCA from Candidatus Pseudobacter hemicellulosilyticus encodes the following:
- a CDS encoding sugar MFS transporter codes for the protein MIGAAHELTAVAAPTDRKRTVLALVILAFVYFALGFITCLNDSLVPFFKKGFSLNYTESSLVQFYFFIAYAVFSIPVSILVRRTGYKKGIVTGFLLAALGAILFYPASVAHQYWVFLLALFILALGIVLLQVAVNPYVTILGPAETASSRFTLVQGVGSIGTTVAPLFGAHYILAGLQGASDSSEAVRYPYLGIALALVVMGLLFSRLRLPDAGKQSNTVDTQATSLKQTLAFRNLKLGVIAIFMYVGAEVAIGTFLTNYISDVTGLTEKQANPYVAFYWGGMLVGRLLGSVLLKYLRPPVVLCWVAVGAMLLVAISLLSGGFTAVYAMVAVGLCNAVMFAIIFSLAVAGLGQHTMSASGLLSTAIVGGAIIPFLQGMIKDHNSWDLAFLLPVVCYAYILFYGWNGYKSIVSTKQL